The window CCGGCTATTCGATGTTTTATTGCGATTTGTGGCTGTATGGCCGCGCAAGGCACGCCCTCCTACTGGGTCAGCAACCATCGCCGCCATCATCAGTACAGCGATAAGGCCGGTGACCCGCATTCACCCGTTTGTGACAGTGATGTCAGTCTCGGGCGGTGGAAAGGATTTACTCACAGTCATTTTGGCTGGATGTTTACGCACGAGTTAACCCCTACAACCCGGTATGCGAAGGATCTTTTACAGGACCGCCTGCTAGGGAGAATATCCAGTCTGTATTGGTGGTGGGTTTATCTGGGAATTCTCGCTCCAGGTGTTTTTGTGTACCTGTGGACGGCAAGTCCTGTACAGGCGGCCATTGCGATTTTATTAGCGGGGTTAACACGATTGTGTGTTGCGCTGCATGTGACTAGCGCGATTAATTCATTGTGCCATATGTTCGGCGGTCGTCCTCATCTAACGCGTGATAGCAGCGGTAATCTTGCGTGGCTTGCGGTGCTGTCTGGCGGTGAGTCATGGCATAACAACCACCATGCATTTCCGCATTCCGCGAAATTTGGGCATAAATGGTGGCAGCTAGATCCGGGTTTTATTTTTATTTATCTACTCGAAAAAGCGGGGCTGGCGTGGGATGTAAAGCGCCCAGCCTGAAAAATTTGAAATACGGACTTTGATAACTCGTTAGAGTGGGGCACCCAATGACAACTGTAGAAACACTAGAACCAACAATCACTGCTGAGGATGTTCAGCAATGGCTCGCTGAATACATTGCAGACGTATTGGAAATTAGCGAAAGTGCGATTGATTTTGATACGCCGTTCCACCAGTTCGGGCTGGATTCGTCTGCTGTTGTGGGTTTAGTGGCAGATCTTAGTGAGTGGAGTGGAGTGGCGATAGGTATTAAATCCATCCGCAAAAATAATTCTATCCATGCGCTATCGCAATTTATTGCCGCGAAATAGGGGGGCATCTGATGAGTAATACATTTGACAACGCCCTCGCGCAGCCGCAAACCGGGATGGATCTCGAAGGAGTAAGCACAGTGGCACCGCGTAAAAAATCGCGGAAAAATGCGCGAGTTACGCTTAACGACCCTGGCGTGCAGGCGACGCAAAAAGTTATCGCCTACTTAACTATTATCGTTCCCTTGTTGGGTCTGGTTGCTGCACTCTATCTGGCATATCAAAACGGCATTTCTCAATTGGATATCGCCTTGCTTGTCGGCATGTATTTGCTGACAAATCTTGGTATTGAGATGGGCTACCACCGTTTGTTTGCGCATCGTACATTTAAAACATTTGGCTTTGTTCATTATTTGCTGATGGTATTCGGCCAAATGGCGGGTGAAGGGGGAGTAATATATTGGGTGGCCACTCACCGTCGTCATCACATCCATAGTGACACAGCGCTTGATCCGCATTCGCCGCATACTTGCCACACCGGGGCTGAGCCAGAAGAGCTAAATTTGCGCCGCGGCCTCTTGCATGCGCATCTCGGCTGGATGGTAAACGACAAGGTAACTAACAGTGCACTGTTCACCGAAGATCTCACCCGCGACCCGCTGACAAAAGCCATTAACGATCTCTACTTTCCCATTTTAATTCTCGGCCTGATCATACCGGCAGCTATCGGCGGAATCGTCACCAACAGCTGGTACGGCGCGCTTACCGGATTTTTGTGGGGTGGTTTGGTACGCATGTTTTTTGTTACGCATTCTACCTGGCTAAATGGCTCCTTTGCACATCGATATGGTTCAAAACCGTTTGAAACGGGCGATCATAGTGCAAATAATTTTTGGTGCGCGATCCCGACGTTTGGTGCTTCCTGGCAAAATAATCACCATGCATTTCCGCTTTCTGCGATGTTAGGTTTGAAGTGGTGGCAAATCGATATCGCCTGGTATTTTATTTGGGTATTTGAAAAACTTGGGCTTGCGTGGTCGGTGCGACGTCTAACGCCCGAGCATATTGAACGAAAGCGCAAAGTGGCGTAGCCGTATGTTGCAGGAACTCCATACTTTAACTAAGGGCCCGCTTGAACTAGATATTGATGGCGAGACATTTATTTTAAAAACCTATTTGTGTGAGATACCCGAAGGTTTGTTCGAACTGCGTAAAATGGTCTACGGAGAAGAGCAGGCATTTCTGAAGGAAGACCAGCTATTGCTGCCGGAAGATTATACCTGCCACCATGTATGTGTTTACCATTCTGGTATTTTGGTAGCTGCCATGGTTGGTATGCCTGTCGATCAATCTCCTTACCCGGAAATGACTGGCGCCACAGGGGAGGAGCTACAAAGTTGCTATTTTTCGTCAAAAGGCATTGTGCATCCGGAATATCGCAGTCGATTCAGATTGTGGCCGTTATTAACCTATCTCACGTTTTTGCATGGCACTAAATCAGGTTATAACGATAATCTGAGCTTGTTCGAAAACAAAAGTTTTGTTGAGCTGCTTATGGACGTCGAGTGGCTGTCGCACCTGCCGGATGTGTTTTATGAAGGTGATAATCACCGCTATCAACTCTTTCCTGCTCGGGTAAATCTTAAATACGGTGCCGAAGAGGCTTGG of the Teredinibacter turnerae T7901 genome contains:
- the ttuC gene encoding acyl carrier protein TtuC; its protein translation is MTTVETLEPTITAEDVQQWLAEYIADVLEISESAIDFDTPFHQFGLDSSAVVGLVADLSEWSGVAIGIKSIRKNNSIHALSQFIAAK
- a CDS encoding acyl-CoA desaturase; translation: MSADTSSPAKQEFSSFAKELQWSQKLHAGAILLVPFAGVCALIACAVVVPVALVNWVVFIVMYFLTMVVGITVGYHRMLAHRSFKAPPAIRCFIAICGCMAAQGTPSYWVSNHRRHHQYSDKAGDPHSPVCDSDVSLGRWKGFTHSHFGWMFTHELTPTTRYAKDLLQDRLLGRISSLYWWWVYLGILAPGVFVYLWTASPVQAAIAILLAGLTRLCVALHVTSAINSLCHMFGGRPHLTRDSSGNLAWLAVLSGGESWHNNHHAFPHSAKFGHKWWQLDPGFIFIYLLEKAGLAWDVKRPA
- the ttuB gene encoding decanoyl-ACP acetylenase TtuB → MSNTFDNALAQPQTGMDLEGVSTVAPRKKSRKNARVTLNDPGVQATQKVIAYLTIIVPLLGLVAALYLAYQNGISQLDIALLVGMYLLTNLGIEMGYHRLFAHRTFKTFGFVHYLLMVFGQMAGEGGVIYWVATHRRHHIHSDTALDPHSPHTCHTGAEPEELNLRRGLLHAHLGWMVNDKVTNSALFTEDLTRDPLTKAINDLYFPILILGLIIPAAIGGIVTNSWYGALTGFLWGGLVRMFFVTHSTWLNGSFAHRYGSKPFETGDHSANNFWCAIPTFGASWQNNHHAFPLSAMLGLKWWQIDIAWYFIWVFEKLGLAWSVRRLTPEHIERKRKVA